A genomic window from Arthrobacter globiformis includes:
- a CDS encoding CBS domain-containing protein — protein MTTAREIMTGGVECVGENETLEAAARKMKELDVGALPICGEENRLKGMITDRDIVIKCFAEGGDPRTAKAGALVRASP, from the coding sequence ATGACGACAGCACGTGAAATCATGACCGGCGGCGTCGAATGCGTCGGTGAAAATGAAACCCTGGAAGCCGCAGCCCGGAAGATGAAAGAGCTGGACGTCGGCGCCCTGCCTATTTGCGGGGAGGAAAACCGGCTCAAAGGCATGATCACCGACCGCGACATTGTCATCAAATGCTTCGCTGAGGGAGGCGACCCGCGCACGGCAAAGGCCGGGGCTTTGGTCAGGGCAAGCCCGTGA
- a CDS encoding nuclear transport factor 2 family protein, translating to MGTQENVELIRRGYEAFDAGDMDTLRELFAEDAVWYGAGTGALSGIKQGRDAVLAYFGELATRSNGTFKVTLQELIGGDNHVVGLQHNHAENNGKTLDTDGALTFQVRDGKVAEGREFYADTAQGDAFWG from the coding sequence ATGGGAACCCAGGAAAATGTTGAACTGATTCGGCGCGGCTACGAGGCCTTTGACGCCGGGGACATGGATACGTTGCGCGAACTGTTCGCCGAGGATGCGGTCTGGTACGGCGCCGGCACCGGCGCACTATCAGGGATCAAACAGGGACGTGATGCCGTCCTGGCTTACTTCGGTGAACTGGCGACGCGCTCGAACGGAACCTTCAAGGTGACACTTCAGGAGCTCATTGGAGGCGACAACCACGTTGTGGGCCTGCAGCACAACCACGCTGAGAACAACGGCAAGACCCTGGACACGGACGGTGCCCTGACCTTCCAGGTCCGGGACGGCAAGGTTGCCGAGGGCCGGGAGTTTTACGCCGACACGGCGCAGGGAGACGCCTTCTGGGGGTAG